A region of Sugiyamaella lignohabitans strain CBS 10342 chromosome A, complete sequence DNA encodes the following proteins:
- the SPS19 gene encoding Sps19p (Peroxisomal 2,4-dienoyl-CoA reductase; auxiliary enzyme of fatty acid beta-oxidation; homodimeric enzyme required for growth and sporulation on petroselineate medium; expression induced during late sporulation and in the presence of oleate; GO_component: GO:0005782 - peroxisomal matrix [Evidence IDA] [PMID 9268358]; GO_component: GO:0005777 - peroxisome [Evidence IEA,IEA]; GO_function: GO:0008670 - 2,4-dienoyl-CoA reductase (NADPH) activity [Evidence IEA]; GO_function: GO:0008670 - 2,4-dienoyl-CoA reductase (NADPH) activity [Evidence IDA,ISS] [PMID 9268358]; GO_function: GO:0016491 - oxidoreductase activity [Evidence IEA]; GO_process: GO:0030437 - ascospore formation [Evidence IEP,IMP] [PMID 7969036]; GO_process: GO:0009062 - fatty acid catabolic process [Evidence IDA,ISS] [PMID 9268358]; GO_process: GO:0055114 - oxidation-reduction process [Evidence IEA]; GO_process: GO:0030435 - sporulation resulting in formation of a cellular spore [Evidence IEA]) has protein sequence MPNTLGQSYLQTSPWKKNLFDGKVVFVTGGAGSICRVEVEALVLLGANAAIIGRRKDVTEKAAEEIGQLRPGAKVIGIGGVDVRDVKSLASAVDTTVGQLGRIDFVIAGAAGNFLANVANLSANAFKTVVDIDLLGSYNTFKATFDELRKNKGHIIFISATLHYTGLPMQVHASAAKAGVDSLMRTLAVELGPLGIRSNAIAPGPIAGTEGMDRLSGKNDPNRFNRIPLQRYGTTTEIADATVYLFSDASSYITGTVTVVDGGSWQTGSVTASSAMYPTKITELNSKTAKL, from the coding sequence aTGCCTAATACTCTCGGTCAATCTTACCTTCAAACTTCACcttggaagaagaatcttTTCGACGGCAAAGTTGTCTTTGTCAcaggtggtgctggaagtATCTGTCGTGTAGAAGTCGAGGCTCTGGTACTTCTTGGAgccaatgctgctattattgGTCGACGTAAGGATGTGACTGAAAAGGCAGCAGAGGAGATTGGTCAACTCCGACCTGGCGCCAAAGTCATTGGTATTGGCGGTGTGGATGTGAGAGACGTGAAATCTTTGGCAAgtgctgttgatactaCTGTCGGTCAACTTGGCAGAATCGATTTTGTCattgctggagctgctggtaactTCCTGGCTAACGTTGCTAATCTATCAGCCAATGCTTTTAAGACAGTTGTTGACATTGATCTGCTCGGTTCCTACAATACTTTCAAGGCCACTTTTGACGAATTGCGCAAGAACAAGGGTCATATCATCTTTATTTCTGCTACTTTACATTATACCGGCTTGCCAATGCAAGTGCatgcttctgctgccaaggccGGCGTGGACTCATTAATGCGAACTTTGGCTGTCGAGTTGGGTCCTCTTGGAATCCGTTCGAATGCTATTGCCCCTGGCCCAATTGCTGGAACTGAAGGAATGGACCGTTTGAGCGGAAAGAACGACCCAAACAGATTCAATAGAATTCCTCTTCAAAGATACGGAACTACCACCGAGATTGCTGATGCCACTGTCTACCTATTTTCGGACGCTTCTAGTTATATCACCGGTACTGTCACTGTGGTTGACGGTGGAAGCTGGCAAACCGGATCCGTCACCGCGTCCTCGGCCATGTATCCCACCAAAATCACTGAACTCAACAGCAAGACTGCCAAGTTGTAA
- the POX1 gene encoding acyl-CoA oxidase (Fatty-acyl coenzyme A oxidase; involved in the fatty acid beta-oxidation pathway; localized to the peroxisomal matrix; GO_component: GO:0005782 - peroxisomal matrix [Evidence IDA] [PMID 11967269]; GO_component: GO:0005777 - peroxisome [Evidence IEA,IEA,IEA]; GO_function: GO:0003995 - acyl-CoA dehydrogenase activity [Evidence IEA]; GO_function: GO:0003997 - acyl-CoA oxidase activity [Evidence IEA,IEA]; GO_function: GO:0003997 - acyl-CoA oxidase activity [Evidence ISA] [PMID 2189786]; GO_function: GO:0050660 - flavin adenine dinucleotide binding [Evidence IEA]; GO_function: GO:0016491 - oxidoreductase activity [Evidence IEA]; GO_function: GO:0016627 - oxidoreductase activity, acting on the CH-CH group of donors [Evidence IEA]; GO_process: GO:0006635 - fatty acid beta-oxidation [Evidence IEA]; GO_process: GO:0006635 - fatty acid beta-oxidation [Evidence IMP] [PMID 12819196]; GO_process: GO:0033540 - fatty acid beta-oxidation using acyl-CoA oxidase [Evidence IEA]; GO_process: GO:0033540 - fatty acid beta-oxidation using acyl-CoA oxidase [Evidence ISA] [PMID 2189786]; GO_process: GO:0006631 - fatty acid metabolic process [Evidence IEA,IEA]; GO_process: GO:0006629 - lipid metabolic process [Evidence IEA]; GO_process: GO:0008152 - metabolic process [Evidence IEA]; GO_process: GO:0055114 - oxidation-reduction process [Evidence IEA,IEA]), with protein sequence MALNSAVLPNATSNVVIGGIHYDTTTEPPRALAEERKNVTFNVRDMSYFIDGSKEVTERFEDFMNQIERDPLFSNDAFYDLTLDKKRELTMARVAQAFKYMDKYKTTKERADLLLVIGLADPSVNTRMFVHFNLFLSGVQGSGTDAQLKYWASRGAVTGHKFYGCFAMTEAGHGSNVAGLETTAVFDEATDEFVINTPNQAAAKVSLYHDFIRNWSPRYDLPPL encoded by the coding sequence ATGGCACTGAATTCTGCTGTTCTCCCCAATGCCACTTCTAATGTGGTCATTGGTGGCATTCATTACGACACAACTACCGAGCCACCCAGAGCTCTGGCTGAGGAACGGAAGAACGTAACTTTCAATGTCAGGGACATGTCCTATTTCATTGATGGCAGTAAAGAAGTTACCGAAAGATTCGAGGATTTTATGAATCAGATTGAACGTGATCCACTGTTCTCAAATGATGCTTTCTATGATCTGACTCTGGACAAGAAGAGAGAGCTCACTATGGCCCGTGTCGCTCAAGCTTTTAAATACATGGACAAGTACAAGACTACTAAAGAAAGGGCTGATTTACTACTGGTAATTGGTTTAGCTGATCCAAGTGTAAACACTCGTATGTTTGTTCATTTCAATTTATTTCTCAGTGGAGTTCAGGGCTCAGGAACTGATGCTCAACTGAAATATTGGGCCAGTCGGGGTGCTGTTACCGGCCATAAATTCTATGGATGTTTCGCTATGACTGAAGCAGGTCATGGTTCCAATGTAGCTGGTCTTGAGACAACTGCTGTATTTGATGAAGCAACTGATGAGTTTGTCATTAACACGCCTAATCAGGCTGCTGCAAAGGTGAGTTTATATCATGATTTCATTAGGAACTGGAGTCCTAGGTATGATCTGCCCCCATTATAG
- the POX1 gene encoding acyl-CoA oxidase (Fatty-acyl coenzyme A oxidase; involved in the fatty acid beta-oxidation pathway; localized to the peroxisomal matrix; GO_component: GO:0005782 - peroxisomal matrix [Evidence IDA] [PMID 11967269]; GO_component: GO:0005777 - peroxisome [Evidence IEA,IEA,IEA]; GO_function: GO:0003995 - acyl-CoA dehydrogenase activity [Evidence IEA]; GO_function: GO:0003997 - acyl-CoA oxidase activity [Evidence IEA,IEA]; GO_function: GO:0003997 - acyl-CoA oxidase activity [Evidence ISA] [PMID 2189786]; GO_function: GO:0050660 - flavin adenine dinucleotide binding [Evidence IEA]; GO_function: GO:0016491 - oxidoreductase activity [Evidence IEA]; GO_function: GO:0016627 - oxidoreductase activity, acting on the CH-CH group of donors [Evidence IEA]; GO_process: GO:0006635 - fatty acid beta-oxidation [Evidence IEA]; GO_process: GO:0006635 - fatty acid beta-oxidation [Evidence IMP] [PMID 12819196]; GO_process: GO:0033540 - fatty acid beta-oxidation using acyl-CoA oxidase [Evidence IEA]; GO_process: GO:0033540 - fatty acid beta-oxidation using acyl-CoA oxidase [Evidence ISA] [PMID 2189786]; GO_process: GO:0006631 - fatty acid metabolic process [Evidence IEA,IEA]; GO_process: GO:0006629 - lipid metabolic process [Evidence IEA]; GO_process: GO:0008152 - metabolic process [Evidence IEA]; GO_process: GO:0055114 - oxidation-reduction process [Evidence IEA,IEA]), giving the protein MGRDGVDNGWITFSNVRIPRTFMMMRFARVDKNGNVTQPPLAQLAYGALIGGRVSMAADSFQVAKKFITIAVRYGAARRQFSSEDGQPETKLLDYTYHQRRLLPLLAYTYAMRTAADGLYDMYYNATEKLANTNVSDKQGLQSAIEDIKELFSLSAGLKAFSTWGCGHIIDEARQSCGGHGYSSYNAFGPGYADWIVNTIWEGDNNVLTLSAGRALVQSGVALRKGKRLGGPVEYLSRSEELKNAGLGSNHDSALRDPATIIKSWESICSQAINSTVDKFLELTQKENLSLTQAFEQLSLQRFQIARIHTRLYVIRSFFERVEKTQDGPLKKAVLDVALLFALWSIENESGIFLKYNFFTPDDLDTITELVNEYCRKVRVNAIGLTDAFNLSDYYINSAIGNYNGDFYKSYFEKVTRRNPPEEIRPPYYDSLMRPFFDRTNDEA; this is encoded by the coding sequence ATGGGCCGTGATGGTGTCGACAATGGGTGGATCACATTCTCCAATGTCCGTATTCCCAGAACTTTCATGATGATGAGGTTTGCCAGAGTCGATAAGAATGGAAACGTAACACAACCTCCTTTAGCCCAGCTCGCTTATGGCGCTTTAATTGGTGGAAGAGTATCCATGGCAGCTGATTCGTTTCAAGTTGCAAAGAAATTTATTACTATTGCAGTCAGATATGGAGCAGCTCGTCGTCAGTTTTCATCAGAAGACGGACAGCCAGAAACTAAATTATTGGACTATACCTATCATCAGCGACGTCTTCTTCCCTTACTGGCTTACACATACGCTATGCGtacagctgctgatggACTATACGATATGTATTATAACGCCACGGAGAAATTGGCTAATACCAATGTTTCTGATAAACAAGGTTTACAATCGGCCATTGAAGACATTAAGGAGCTGTTTTCATTATCGGCTGGACTCAAGGCATTTTCTACATGGGGTTGTGGTCatattattgatgaagcaCGTCAGAGTTGTGGTGGCCATGGCTATAGTAGTTATAATGCGTTTGGTCCTGGCTATGCTGATTGGATAGTCAACACTATTTGGGAAGGAGATAATAACGTCTTGACATTATCTGCAGGACGAGCGCTGGTTCAAAGTGGCGTTGCCCTCCGTAAGGGAAAGAGATTGGGCGGTCCCGTTGAGTACCTGAGTCGTAGTGAGGAATTGAAAAACGCCGGCTTAGGATCTAATCACGATAGTGCGCTTCGTGACCCTGCTACTATAATAAAATCCTGGGAATCTATTTGCTCCCAAGCCATCAACAGTACAGTGGACAAATTTTTGGAACTAACTCAGAAGGAAAACCTGAGTTTGACACAGGCATTTGAACAGCTGTCTCTTCAGCGGTTCCAAATTGCTCGAATTCATACAAGATTATATGTTATTCGATCTTTTTTTGAGCGTGTTGAAAAAACGCAAGACGGTCCCTTGAAGAAAGCTGTTTTGGATGTTGCTCTATTATTTGCTTTGTGGTCGATTGAAAATGAAAGCGGTATTTTCCTCAAATATAACTTTTTCACTCCGGATGATCTCGATACCATTACTGAGCTTGTCAATGAGTACTGTAGGAAGGTTCGTGTGAATGCAATTGGTCTTACTGATGCTTTTAATTTGAGCGACTATTATATCAACTCTGCAATTGGAAATTATAATGGCGACTTTTACAAAAGCTACTTTGAAAAGGTTACCAGAAGAAACCCTCCCGAGGAAATTAGACCGCCCTATTATGACTCCCTTATGAGACCGTTCTTTGACCGAACTAATGATGAAGCttaa